One region of Turicibacter bilis genomic DNA includes:
- a CDS encoding methyltransferase domain-containing protein, protein MRKLKKIEVLRELLNENISILRCPVCKKSIKSIKESSVLCENNHCFNISKKGYVNLVKNNAKTIYDKKLFESRSKIYEYGIYDELSKEIMDIVDKYTSKKNANFVLDVGCGEGYYLNQLYSDEKINSKCKLFGIDISREGISLATRYENSILWSVSDLSNLPFENGKFDIIIDILSPSNYSEFTRVLNKGGVVIKVIPDEHYLKEIRSKIKDKIKKDTYSNKNVINSFKDNLEIVYDKRITYKTNIYNLEDFIKMTPLTSGLSKEQINELTKCDIENITIDLKIIVGKVGKS, encoded by the coding sequence ATGAGAAAATTAAAAAAGATTGAAGTTTTAAGAGAATTACTTAATGAAAATATATCAATACTTAGATGTCCAGTGTGTAAAAAATCTATAAAATCTATAAAAGAAAGTAGTGTATTATGTGAAAATAACCATTGCTTTAATATATCTAAAAAAGGATATGTTAATTTAGTAAAGAATAATGCTAAGACAATATATGATAAAAAATTATTTGAATCTAGAAGTAAAATATATGAATATGGTATATATGACGAGCTTTCTAAAGAGATAATGGATATAGTGGATAAATATACGTCAAAAAAGAATGCTAATTTTGTACTAGATGTTGGTTGCGGAGAAGGGTATTATTTAAATCAACTATATTCAGATGAAAAAATAAATAGTAAGTGTAAATTATTTGGAATAGATATATCAAGAGAAGGAATTTCACTTGCTACAAGATACGAAAATAGCATACTATGGAGTGTCTCAGACTTATCAAATCTACCATTTGAAAATGGTAAATTTGATATAATAATAGATATACTTTCACCATCGAATTATAGTGAATTTACTAGAGTTTTAAACAAAGGTGGAGTTGTAATAAAAGTAATTCCAGATGAACACTACTTAAAAGAGATAAGGTCTAAAATAAAAGATAAAATAAAAAAAGACACTTACTCTAATAAAAATGTTATAAATTCATTTAAAGATAACTTGGAAATCGTCTATGATAAAAGAATCACTTATAAAACAAATATATATAATTTAGAAGATTTTATAAAAATGACGCCATTAACATCTGGTTTGAGCAAAGAACAAATAAATGAATTAACTAAATGTGATATAGAAAATATAACGATTGATTTAAAAATTATAGTCGGTAAAGTAGGTAAAAGTTAG
- a CDS encoding IS1595 family transposase, with amino-acid sequence MSKKDIKAIIKDLKKNELTELISVAQEVLSTLFNSSEIRENVKESRFSKGYECPKCQCKDVNKNGKSNGRQRYICKHCRTSFDEFTMSPFSNTKLGLDKWLKYCELMILGLSVRKCAEEVGVGVKTSFYMRHRILDVINLSLKNDKVEGIVEVDECFIRESFKGNHSKSTTFVMPRNPRKRGKGKNDKKKRGISKEQICIETAIDRKGNILMGAVCNGRITTNQIVNFFDNKVCEGATFCVDSHKSYVGIKDKLNVELKQVPRGKSMIDTVYHLQHINALHSSFKRWLMTFNGVSTKYINNYLAWFKFLQLSKKNKKNDRIKDMLVNVATKDTCITRTTIRNRFIELT; translated from the coding sequence GTACTTTATTTAATTCTTCTGAAATTAGAGAGAATGTTAAAGAAAGTAGATTTTCCAAGGGATATGAATGTCCAAAATGTCAATGTAAAGATGTAAATAAAAATGGGAAGTCTAACGGAAGACAAAGATATATCTGTAAACATTGTCGTACAAGTTTTGATGAGTTTACTATGTCTCCATTTTCTAATACAAAATTAGGTTTAGATAAATGGTTAAAATACTGTGAGTTAATGATATTAGGGCTTTCTGTAAGAAAATGTGCTGAAGAAGTTGGTGTAGGTGTTAAAACCTCTTTCTATATGCGTCATAGAATACTTGATGTAATCAATCTATCATTAAAAAATGATAAAGTTGAAGGCATAGTAGAAGTAGATGAATGCTTTATTCGAGAGTCTTTTAAGGGTAATCATTCTAAAAGTACTACATTTGTAATGCCTAGAAACCCTAGAAAAAGAGGTAAAGGTAAAAATGATAAGAAGAAAAGAGGAATATCAAAAGAGCAGATTTGTATAGAGACCGCAATTGATAGAAAAGGAAATATCCTTATGGGTGCTGTTTGTAATGGTAGAATTACAACAAATCAAATAGTTAACTTTTTTGACAATAAAGTATGCGAAGGGGCTACTTTTTGTGTAGATTCACATAAATCATATGTGGGAATAAAGGATAAGTTAAACGTAGAATTAAAGCAAGTTCCTAGAGGAAAATCAATGATAGATACTGTTTATCATTTACAGCATATAAATGCTCTTCACAGTAGCTTTAAGAGATGGTTAATGACTTTTAATGGTGTATCTACAAAATATATCAATAATTATTTAGCGTGGTTTAAATTTTTGCAACTAAGTAAAAAAAATAAGAAGAATGACCGAATTAAAGACATGTTAGTGAATGTAGCGACTAAGGATACATGTATAACTAGAACTACTATTAGAAATAGATTTATTGAGTTAACTTAA